The Pseudomonas hefeiensis genomic sequence TTTCCTCGGCATGCGTAGTGTTTCAGGCTTTGGTGCTGGTTCAGGCCGAGGGCCTTGACAGTCTATGGCGCGACATTCGTGGGCAGTTGCTGCTCATGTCGTTGTATGCGTGCGGGATGTTTCTTGCTGTGCGTCTCGGCTGGCCGGATGCGAACCTGTGGCAGGTATTCAGTTACCTGGTGCTGGGCTTTTCCGGGCTGGTGCTGGTGTTGCAACCAGTACCCGGATGGAGCAGCAGGGCGCGCGAAGCGCACCCTTGACCCTTTGGCATTACTTGAAGCGGTGAACGTTCGACAGTTGTTTGTTGACGCTGAAATTCTTGCGATAAATCAGTGCCATCTTGCCGATGACCTGCACCAGGTCTGCCTTGCCGGTCTTGCACAGTTCGGCAACGGCAGCCAGGCGGGCTTCGCGATCGAGAATATTGAGCTTGATCTTGATAAGCTCATGATCGCCCAAGGCGCGTTCCAGTTCAGCTAGAACACCTTCAGTCAAACCGTTGTCAGCCACAGTCAAAACCGGTTTCAGATGGTGGCCAATGGATTTGTATTGTTTCTTCTGCTCTTGAGTGAGCGGCATAATCTGACCCCTGCGTCTGATCTTGTAAAAAGCGGCGGCCAGTTTACCCGAGCGAGTCCGGGACCGCCCAGTTAATCACGACCCGTTTTATTTTTTAGAGGTGGCCCGTGGCCCGTTCCAAGACTAGCCAGAACTGGCTCAGAGAGCATTTCAACGATCCGTACGTCAAAATGGCGCAAAAAGACGGCTATCGTTCTCGTGCCAGCTATAAATTGCTCGAAATTCAGGAAAAGGATCGTCTGATCCGCCCTGGCATGACCGTGATCGACCTCGGTGCCGCGCCAGGGGGGTGGTCTCAGGTGACCAGTCGTCTGATCGGCGGTCAGGGACGATTGATTGCTTCCGATATTCTGGAAATGGACAGCATCCCCGACGTGACCTTCATCCAGGGCGATTTCACGGAAGATGCCGTGCTGGCGCAGATTCTCGAGGCGGTCGGAAATACGCAGGTTGACCTTGTGATTTCCGATATGGCCCCCAATATGAGTGGATTGGCAGCTGTCGACATGCCTCGGGCAATGTTCCTCAGCGAGCTGGCCCTGGATCTTGCCGGGCGGGTGTTGCGCCCGGGTGGTGATTTTTTGATCAAGGTCTTCCAGGGTGAAGGTTTTGATGAATACCACAAGGGGATGCGCAAGCTGTTCGACAAGGTGCAGATGCGCAAGCCATTGTCGTCGCGCGATCGCTCTCGTGAGCAGTATCTGCTGGCGCGGGGCTTTCGCGGAATCGAAGGCGCAGCCAGTGATGAGCGTCTTTGATAAAGGCCGATAGTTTTTTTTGTCTCGCCTTGTAAGAGCCGTGTTACGAAAATTACGCGGTCAGAGTTTCACAAAGGGTTACAGACGGCGCCTGCCAGAGTCGTAGGTAATGTAGTAAGTTAGGCCGGTGAATATCATGCGAAGCGCGCGCCAGTAGCGGAGCTTGCTTCAGAGGGTAGTTA encodes the following:
- a CDS encoding MFS transporter, whose product is MIWQLTQMLWVGGVWLLHVGLLPVLGRVGLAPLLIDEIAAMLTSLLVGFSSACVVFQALVLVQAEGLDSLWRDIRGQLLLMSLYACGMFLAVRLGWPDANLWQVFSYLVLGFSGLVLVLQPVPGWSSRAREAHP
- a CDS encoding YhbY family RNA-binding protein, whose translation is MPLTQEQKKQYKSIGHHLKPVLTVADNGLTEGVLAELERALGDHELIKIKLNILDREARLAAVAELCKTGKADLVQVIGKMALIYRKNFSVNKQLSNVHRFK
- the rlmE gene encoding 23S rRNA (uridine(2552)-2'-O)-methyltransferase RlmE; protein product: MARSKTSQNWLREHFNDPYVKMAQKDGYRSRASYKLLEIQEKDRLIRPGMTVIDLGAAPGGWSQVTSRLIGGQGRLIASDILEMDSIPDVTFIQGDFTEDAVLAQILEAVGNTQVDLVISDMAPNMSGLAAVDMPRAMFLSELALDLAGRVLRPGGDFLIKVFQGEGFDEYHKGMRKLFDKVQMRKPLSSRDRSREQYLLARGFRGIEGAASDERL